One Triticum dicoccoides isolate Atlit2015 ecotype Zavitan chromosome 3B, WEW_v2.0, whole genome shotgun sequence genomic window, aaagaccaatgaggcgtctcaatctatatctatagatcttgatgcctaatatgtaagcagcttctccaaggtccttcattgaaaaacacttattcaagtaggcctataCACTTTCCAaaagttatatatcatttcccatcaatagtatgtcatctacatataatatgagaaatgctacagagctcccactcactttcttgtaaacacagtcttcttcataagtctgcataaacccaaacgcattgatcatttcattaaagtgaatgttccaactccgagatgcttgcaccagcccatatgtgacgcccccgattcaatcgtacactaatcatacacgcagatgtgtacgatcaagatcaaggactcacgggaagatatcacaacacaactctagacacaaattaaaataatacaagctttatattacaagccaggggcctcgagggctcgaatacataagctcgaaaacacaagagttagcggaagcaacaatatctgagtacagacataagttggacaagtttgccttaagaaggctagcacaaaagcaacatcgatcgaaaaggcaaggcctcctgtctgGGAACCTCCTAACTACTCGTGGTTGTCGcggtcttcatgaggttgtaggcaccctcgtggtagtagaagtcgtcgtcgaaggtggcgtctggctcctggactccaccatctggttgcaacaaccagaaagaagaaagaagggggaaaaggggtagcaaagcaaccgtgagtactcatccaaagtactcgcaagcaaggatctacactacatatgcaacattatcaaagaaaggttgtatatgtggactgggctgcagaaatgccagaatagagagaagacctagtcctatcaaagactagcatcttctggaaaccaccatcttgcagcaaacaggagggagtagagtggcATAAAGTGAAGTAGtactagtgttatcaacctcggccagagatcctttctcaactccctgcgagaaagaagtcccagagccgtactatccaattctcatcaccatccaattctatcgcaagtatccagttctagttgtatcgatcgggatacaactccgagtgtccattaccgtaggacatGCTATGGATAgaggttttcttccctgcaggggtgcaccaacttacccaccacgctcgattaactccgaccggacacactttcctgggtcatgcccggcctcggccaaacaatacgctgcaacccgacctagtcttaatagagaggtcaacacgccggactaaacctatgcccccaggggtcatgggccatctccccgggaactcttgcacgttgcgaacgcggccggtgagcagacctagctacctccctaaaaaggcaggtgcttaccagtccaacccggcgcgcgccgctcagtcgctgacgtctattaagcttcggctgatgcatatgcCGCAgagcgcccatactatgcccacgtgatggttagtgctatcaggccagaggccgctcggatcaaatatccaaatcgtagtggattaggaatgcgcggtaacaagcagagactcacgaaagatgtgaccccgttgccccgtctcgaggacttgcggcaagggctaggaatgccccgccacgcctcgtaattatctctcgggcaccttccaagtcaacccgtctccacatcactcgcaattatgctcgcgtgggtacccctcagggtcgacccgtctttagtaacatgattcagtgtaaagtcatagtaatcatagtaaatgtgtgtctaaacatcaaggggaaaacccgaggaatcacccccggtggattctactcgatgtaatcatcaaggtgaacttaagaggaatcacccccgaggttcacacttgaggggttgcacaacagagtcgtatcggaagtggttaaggcagaatcaccctcgatgaccacgaccgaatagctacactacagggttaaaatcataagtgctgtagaggtctcaccctcatcACTCGAtaataacccagcagtgtcgagcaactaaggggaaagtgatgtgcggtgtcggggcctggtcttcgatcccgttgatcgggtcttcaatgatgaagcaggggcaacaaggacaaggtgggggtcactgatggatcactaactaacctatactaagcagtctaggataagcaggtaaggtaacaataagcaggttacaaaagcaggctatgcatcataataggagcaaacaataacaatagcaaaatctaatgcaagcatgagagaatggaatgggcgatatcgggatgatcaaagggggggcttgcctggttgctctggcaaggaggggtcttcgtcgacgtagtcgatcacatggGCATCATTGGTgtcggggtctatcggagagaagaggaggaagaaacaataaatacatagcaagcaagtgtataacaggacaacaggcagagctagacgtgttctaacgcggtgctatacgttaccggcgaagggggtaacatccgggaatgtttccccgaagtttggcattttcggaccgATGAAACggggggaaaggttgcatgttcgctatgctagggacgtgtggcattCAAACGGACcgcgtatttggattcgtctcatcgttctgagcaactttcatgtagaaaacattttcatctgacttACGGTTGAATTTAAAATGATATTTCAAAATTTAACAAATATTCTAAAATTTCTGCATTTAATTAATCCAgattgaccaagtcaatttgactggtcaaaAAGGAAGGCATGGCCCACATGACATAGACTGAacctaaaaaaataaaataaaatctaacTTAACTAAATGGGGTCCACCTGCCATAGgctagtaactaacctaactagtgATTAACACTAAACTAATTGGACAGGGCCGTTCTCACATCTAGTGGCTGTGCCACGGCCAACACTCATGGGGCAGAACCACGGCGGCCATAGTCATTATCAGCAACAAGCAACAACATAGTAGCACGAAGATAGAGCAGTAGTAAGCAGCACTAGAAGAGCAGCAACCGGAGCAGCAGTAGTGCagtagcaggcgccaacagcaaggGCAGCAGTAGCGGCGAGGCAAGCAGCAACGCAGCAGGCGAGCAGCACGGCTGAGCGCATCTACAGCGAACGGGGCACGACCCGGGCGTGTGTGACGATGCAGCATGCGCCGGTGGGCGCGGCCGAGGCAGCTAGGAGCTCGCGACGAGCGCGGCCAAACCGAGGAAGGGGAGCGGCGGTAGGCACGGCGCGAGCGAGTGCGCAAGCGCGTCCGTGTGTGGACGGTCAAGCGCGTGCGTGGACGGGGCGAACTCCCATCTATTGCGACTAAACGGCAGCGGCCGGAGCATGGGATAGACGGGGTCAATGCTACAAGTGGGGATGGCAGCTACGGGGAGGAATCGAACGGGAAACATGGGGCTTTTGCTGTGGTGCTCACCGTGAGGTCATGCGGACGGCTCGTGGACGCCGGGGTGGACGAACGGCAGCGGATCGAAGGAGATCGCCGACGGCAGAGGTTGAAGGAGGTGGTCGATGACGGCGGCCAGCGGGCGAAGATGAGGAAGACGGGGCCGATCCACGTGGTGGTGATGTTGAGCTCGAACGGGTAGATGTAGACGACGTAGGCAAGGACGAGGATGCTCTTGGACACACCGGCGAGACGAGAGGCGGTCGGTGGCTGTGTGGACGACGGCGGGCGGCGACGAAGACGTTGGGGAAGAAGACGTTGGGGGAGGGGTGTAAGGGGATCTGGTGGGGAGAGGGAAAGGCGGAGAGGAAGAGCTGGGTGGAGTGGGCGAGTGgggagggagcccgaggcgtcggggcTGCCCTTATCCCCTCGCCGCCGACGTGGCAGCGCGGGGCGCCACGCCTGGTCCAGTGGGAACGAGATGGGGGGAGGGGCTCGGTCGcgtgaacagagaggagagggatgACCGGGGAGGGGGAGTGGGTCGGCCTAGCTGGGCCAGCTGGCTCGGGTGGGCCGAAGTCCAGGTGAGGCAGGGGGCTCTCttcttcttttcctttctttgcttTCTGTTTTTAATAAACAGAGATGGGTAAGAAAATattgggcatgctatttacttagGAAAAATATGGGAAGTGCCCCTTTTATTCCCTGGTGATCTTAGACAGTGCCACAATtattttggagaccagaagaattcatttggtattttcataaataggatagcatttaaaaatgctgaattggtgctgttataattgctaatgctcatctttgcacaaaagtgaggttgtgttccttaacaaataattgttacaGAATTGTTgacagatgatgaacatttttccagcaacttttgagcaacttcaaacttcacttgaatttgaattgaccggaatttcaaatgggatattgaacaaagttgattaagcactgtttggaaaaatgattagtttaatcacagagggttactgtagcatgacactgggggtgttacaaatctcctccacttcaagaattctcgtcccgagatttaagaggtggagtaaggggaaagactcgggaagggcggagctcaacacaagatagggacGGGGGTACTATGTaagtgaacgtggcatagaggcatctctcgagttgaaattcaagaaagtcatcgagagcaaggtgagGTGCAATAAGAAGATTCAAACTGGTAGACAATCGTTTGTTGCCTGAAATAGAgggtgaatggggttcagagcatgGATAGGTATTGCATCTGTTACCAGAACAGATCacaagaaggtggctcgtgaattacatacgaagccaagcgcgaggaataactttggaaacaggggtgTACAGTTGAGTCAGGTTTCTACCCTGTGGAACGGTGGGTTATAGGCCCGCCATGTGGTCTAAAAGTAGGAAGGgtgatgatagcaaggcatgttagagcatagactgtcagttatgttggcaacaacgttggtaccaagggcgagggacgaagagaaccattttcctgctcgttgaacgaggcggaccaataggcaaagttctcgtccatcggtggctactggAATGCCACCATCAATAGAAACAGGGGTATTCTGAccaagttgtacatcgaggtgtttacataagcagtgaatattATCGCTTATATCATCTAGAttaccagaaaggttaaacaaaaccatggaaaggaaaatgtgattagtatattaatcagaacaaaggaaaggaaaaggtgattatacccgagtatcaggagtatatccttcccaaggaaagGTAGAGCATGATATACATAATAGGACTCCAAGTATGTAACCATTTAGGGAAAAGGGCGAGGGAACtcatgatgttacccatacaatagtgtttggataattgatcaggaaacatttagcattgcgcctccaatgttcttaatgATGTTCGGAGTAACACAGTCATACTTTtgggtagcattgacatggtcatcaggtaaaggtcggaccttgggaacacaaaggagccctcgagaatTACTTGAAAACCTCATACAATTTTATCAGGGAAGAAGAGGAGGTGGCCGATGGTTTCAGCAAAAATCaatcgacatgtcaaaaaggatgtatttccaaaatttatATGAACAAATACGTGTTGGGGAAggaaagaatgttgtcgatgataacacaaatcatcgagggtcaAGGATGGTATTTGTCATCATGAATTCAatcgatatcctggaagagctcagaatgttgatgatcacgacacattttcgagagatttcatgaagatgtaatcaatcagcgatgacatcaatTCAAAGGAATGAtaaagcgaaaggttattgaaccacgggtacgacacaaactcgagatCAAGCTTGTTGTGCAAGGCAAAAGGATATGACGAGGAaggtcgacataagcttagctcatcatgaaaattgtgctctgggaaggaccaggtagcacagttaaatttagcacgataatgatatagccgaccaggctaggaatgacttgaaggattattaaactcgtaagcaatgaaaattacttagagttattgaatcggagtgtggaatcgattcacttatcggtattCTCGActgactaataactcagaacccggggaaaattggaatcggtgagaagcaatactagaagAAGACTCACACGAAGCAACACAGATGTTTGATATTCtcaagataccagagggtaatactcgaaggtagagtaGAATAGATGCTTGATAGGTGAAACGATCTGcacaagacaagtactttaacttgttcgagaaatgggatcaaagaagaacaatatggcgagaaccatgattgcaaaagatCAAATCCCAGAGATCGGATGATATTATATGAAggaagttattattacaagaagcttatatgataggatctacatagtgtccatgggcatgaacaaaaagttcaaggtcaactcccactcttcaatgcataacctctcattcacttctcgctttcgatggagTTGTAAGTGTTGGAATTTATCTGGcgaaacaccagaagagtatgactcgtgagaaCTCTTAAGTTCACAcggattatggaaggcataagttcaacccaggggcatcttagcgacatataccacaaacttcaagagtaaataacacaagctcgaaagccgaGCATGGTTAGCCAAAGCAGAGaaaacaatttaccaaaggcattttaTATcgagggaagaactcacaaggttactgcatatgaaggacgttgtcggatagaaCCCCACAAAGGATCGGTGGttcacaaaggatctgatgtgagcattggtactcaaccagaagaagaaacaaTTCAAGGACATCAGATTATAGAAAAAACTGACTAATTCTAAGCtcgaatgcaaaggaattatgatttccatatcaagggatcagaagcaaacactctgataAAGGACGGATAAGTTGTATAGACTTAGGGGTAAATCGTCGGCAATttgattggttgagaaccagctcatgttcaaaatgacgtctgagccagaaggatgaatcTAGGATCcgactgaggattgcgagcatttgcaacatattgaatcaacagactcaaaatgatagtgacaaaggatgccaataagattactagacttatgggattaaccataatgcaagcaagcaagaatttcaagaacaaCAGGTTGCTGAGGATTATcgaaagatcgaatagtatttcgaagacttttgtgaaacacatgaacaactgggaaaAAAACAAATCCTCAATATGTGTGAGGATTAGTTTGTAGGTGTATTCAtgcgacaaggaactgcaaggcagtaagcacaaaggattctcggaacaacgacgagtacttcggggtatcttgtaataacaagagcaactggggacgaatgtaagaatggcaagtgtatgtggttatccataggggttgacggtggaagggaattgcaaatgcgatgagcaCAAGTTATCAGGATAACATCGTAGAGTAACTTCGGGGTCTTCTGATGAATCAAGCCGTCATCTGGAATGAAGGGCCTCTCCAGGAAGAAGTAATTACGagatcctagtgttagagttagtaaattcgtttaacccgagtagaagagagttcagagtcccagagtatagatgaggagtaaaagatcctaataccacccagtggcgacgtgggcccgtaagacacacaaccaatgttagtaaaagtttttcagtgactagactcaacttcggtcaaggagttggaaagggggctacctacaggcagtcggctctgataccaacttgtgacgcccccgattcaatcttacactaatcatacacgcaaatgtgtacgatcaagatcaaggactcacgggaagatatcacaacacaactctagacacaaattaaaataatacaagctttatattacaagccaggggcctcgagggctcgaatacataagcttgaaaacacaagagttagcggaagcaacaatatctgagtacagacataagttagacaagtttgccttaagaaggctagcacaaaatcaacatcgatcgaaaaggcaaggcctcctgcctgggagcctcctaactactcctggtcgtcgcggtCTTCAtgaggtagtaggcaccctcgtggtagtagaagtcgtcgtcgaaggtggcgtctggttcctggactccaccatctggttgcaacaaccagaaagaagaaagaagggggaaaaggggtagcaaagcaaccgtgagtactcatccaaagtactcgcaagcaaggatctacactacatatgcaacattatcaaagaaaggttgtatatgtggactgggctgcagaaatgccagaatagagagaaggcctagtcctatcgaagactagcatcttctggaaaccaccatcttgcagcaaacaggagggagtagagtagcctaAAGTGAAGTAGtactagtgttatcaacctcgaccagagatcctttctcgactccctgcgagaaagaagtcccagagccgtactatccaattctcatcaccatccaattctcatcgcaagtatccagttctagttgtatcgatcgggatacaactccgagtgtccattaccgtaggacatgctatcgatagaggttttcttccctgcaggggtgcaccaacttacccaccacgctccattaactccgaccggacacactttcctgggtcatgcccggcctcggccaaacaatacgccgcaacccgacctagtcttaatagagaggccagcacgccggactaaacctatgcccccaggggtcatgggccatctccccgggaactcttgcacgttgcgaacgcgaccgatgagcagacctagctacctccctaaaaaggcaggtgcttaccagtccaacccggcgcgcaccgctcagtcgctgacgtctattaagcttcggctgatgcatacggcgcagagcgcccatactatgcccacgtgatggttagtgctatcaggccagaggcccctcggatcaaatatccaaatcgtagtggattaggaatgcgcggtaacaagcaaagactcacgaaagatgtgaccccgttgccccgtctcgaggacttgcggcaagggctaggaatgcccgaccacgcctcgtaattatctctcgggcaccttccaggtcaacccgtctccacatcactcgcaattatgctcgcgcgggtacccctcagggccgacccgtctttagtaacatggttcagtgtaaagtcatagtaatcatagtaaatgtgtgtctaaacatcaaggggaaaacccgaggaatcacccccgatggattctactcgatgtaatcatcaaggtgaacttaagaggaatcacccccgaggttcacacttgaggggttgcacaacagagtcgtatcggaagtggttaaggcagaatcaccctcgatgaccacgaccgaatagctacactacagggttaaaatcataagtgctgtagaggtctcaccctcgtcaCTCGAtaataacccagcagtgtcgagcaactaaggggaaagtgatgtgcggtgccggggcctggtcttcgatcccgttgatcgggtcttcaatgatgaagcaggggcaacaaggacaaggtgggggtcactgatggatcactaactaacctatactaagaagtctaggataagcaggtaaggtaacaataagcaggttacaaaagcaggctatgcatcataataggagcaaacaataacaatagcaaaatctaatgcaagcatgagaaaatggaatgggcgatatcaggatgatcaaagggggggcttgcctggttgctctggcaaggaggggtcgtcgtcgacgtagtcgatcacatggGCATCATTGgtgtcggggtctaccggagagaagagggggaagaaacagtaaatacatagcaagcaagtgtataacaggacaacaggcagagctagacgtgttctaacgcggtgctatacGTTACCGGTGAAGGGggtaacatccgggaatgtttccccgaagtttggcattttcggaccgATGAAACggggggaaaggttgcatgttcgctatgctagggacgtgtggcattCAAATGGACcgcgtatttggattcgtctcatcgttctgagcaactttaatgtagaaaacattttcatctgacttACGGTTGAATTTAAAATGATATTTCAAAGTTTAATAAATATTCTAAAATTTCTGCATTTAATTAATCCAGATTGACCAAGTCAATTGACTGGTCAAAAAGGAAGGCATGGCCCACATGACATAGACTGAACctcaacaaaataaataaaatctaaCTTAACTAAATGGGGTCCACCTGCCATAGgctagtaactaacctaactagtgATTAACACTAAACTAATTGGACAGGGCCGTTCTCACATCTAGTGGCTGTGCCACGGCCAACACTCATGGGGCAGAACCACGGCGGCCATAGTCATTATCAGCAACAAGCAACAACATAGTAGCACGAAGATAGAGCAGTAGTAAGCAGCACTAGAAGAGCAGCAACCGGAGCAGCAGTAGTGCAGTagcaggcgccaagagcaagggcagcagcagcggcaaggcaaGCAGCAACGCAGCAGACGAGCAACACAGCTGAGCGCAGCTGCTGCGCGCGGGGCACGACCCAGGCGTGCGTGACGACGCAGCACGCGCCGGTGGGCGCGGCCGGGGCAGCTAGGAGCTCGCGACGAGCGCGGCCAAACCGAGGCAGGGGAGCGGCGGTAGGCACGACGCGAGCGAGTGCGCGAGCGCGTCCGTGTGTGGATGGTCAAGCGCGTGCGTGGACGGGGTGAACTCCCATCTATTGCGACTAAATGACAGCGGCCGGATCATGGGATAGACGGGGTCAATGCTACAAGTGGGGATGGCAGCTACGGGGAGGAATCGAACGGGAAACATGGGGCTTTTGCTGTGGTGCTCACCGTGAGGTCATGCGG contains:
- the LOC119279565 gene encoding proline-rich protein 36-like, with the translated sequence MIRPLSFSRNRWEFTPSTHALDHPHTDALAHSLASCLPPLPCLAPPPISFPLDQAWRPALPRRRRGDKGSPDASGSLPTRPLHPALPLRLSLSPPDPLTPLPQRLLPQRLRRRPPSSTQPPTASRLAGVSKSILVLAYVVYIYPFELNITTTWIGPVFLIFARWPPSSTTSFNLCRRRSPSIRCRSSTPASTSRPHDLTMVESRSQTPPSTTTSTTTRVPTTS